TATGTCTGGATCCTGGCAAATATCATTTATATCTACCTGTACCTCCATCGTGGGTTGCAATTAACCGCCATTTTGTACTTTGTTTTCCTGTGTCTGTGTATTGCCGGTCTGATGAACTGGACACAAACCTTTAAAAAACAATCCGGAACACTCACATGCCAGTCCGTGGATTAGTCATCGGGAAATTTTACCCGCCGCATCGTGGGCACAAATTTTTGATTGACACTGCCTGTGCCCAATCCGACCAGGTGACGGTTCTCATTTGCCGTCGCCCTGACGAAATACCGCCCACCGAGCAACGGGCAGCGTGGCTACGGGAAATCCACCCTACGGTCCAGGTTTTGATGATTGAAGACACGGTTGATTCAGATGATTCCGAAGGCTGGGCCAGATACACCATCGAGTTTCTTGGCTGGTCGCCCGATGTGGTATTTACGTCTGAAAATTACGGCGAACGGTATGCCCATTTTCTCAAGTGTCGGCACATGCTGGTGGATCAAGCCCGGATTCGGGTGCCGATTTCGGGAACCAAAGTGAGATCCAATCCACTCAAGTACTGGGATTTTCTGGAACCACCGGTTCGAGCCTTCTACGCCCGGCGGGTGTGCCTCGTCGGTGCCGAATCAACCGGAAAAACAACCCTGGCCGCACAACTGGCCGAACAGTTTCAAACCGTCTGGGTGCCGGAATATGGCCGTGAATATTCAGAATGGAAGCTTGACCAGGAAGGCGGTTATCACTGGCAAT
This portion of the Acidobacteriota bacterium genome encodes:
- a CDS encoding AAA family ATPase encodes the protein MPVRGLVIGKFYPPHRGHKFLIDTACAQSDQVTVLICRRPDEIPPTEQRAAWLREIHPTVQVLMIEDTVDSDDSEGWARYTIEFLGWSPDVVFTSENYGERYAHFLKCRHMLVDQARIRVPISGTKVRSNPLKYWDFLEPPVRAFYARRVCLVGAESTGKTTLAAQLAEQFQTVWVPEYGREYSEWKLDQEGGYHWQSDEFSHIARKQCDRETAAARQANRVLMCDTDAFATSIWHRRYLGVPSSEVEAIAAAHRRPDLYLVPDVNTPFVQDGTRDGEGIRHWMHTEFLSELTRQARPFQVLTGSFHERFDQAKSLIDGLLGNGGCND